In Candidatus Nealsonbacteria bacterium DGGOD1a, one DNA window encodes the following:
- the avd gene encoding diversity-generating retroelement protein Avd translates to MINSLAILEKTYELTLWLYPTVNKFPKSQRFVLGQRIENAALEFLEKIIMANQSRAKTVYLKKASVQLDVLRILIRLSKDMHFISIRQYEFAAQKINEIGKMLGGWIKFCGTGQDG, encoded by the coding sequence ATGATCAATAGTCTGGCAATCCTTGAAAAAACATACGAGTTGACATTGTGGCTGTATCCGACCGTGAACAAATTTCCCAAATCGCAGCGGTTTGTGCTGGGCCAGCGCATTGAAAATGCGGCGCTGGAATTTTTAGAAAAAATAATTATGGCCAATCAAAGCCGGGCAAAAACCGTTTATCTGAAAAAAGCCAGCGTCCAATTGGATGTGTTGCGGATTTTAATCAGGCTTTCCAAAGATATGCACTTTATCAGCATACGGCAATATGAGTTTGCGGCGCAAAAAATAAATGAAATCGGCAAAATGCTGGGCGGCTGGATAAAATTTTGCGGAACCGGGCAGGACGGATGA
- a CDS encoding reverse transcriptase, producing the protein MFEKICSFENLHLAYLKARKCKRYKKEILKFGFDAEANLLKLKERLETQTYKHGGYREFVVNDSKKRIIKAAPFADRVVHHALCNIIEPIFDKAFIFDSYACRKDKGTHKAIKRVKTFLRSLAFAERERERERE; encoded by the coding sequence ATGTTTGAGAAAATCTGTTCTTTTGAAAATTTACATTTGGCATATTTGAAAGCGCGCAAATGCAAGCGCTACAAAAAGGAGATTTTAAAATTTGGATTTGATGCCGAAGCAAATTTGTTGAAATTAAAAGAACGGCTGGAAACTCAAACATATAAGCACGGCGGCTATCGCGAGTTTGTCGTCAATGATTCCAAAAAGAGAATCATAAAAGCCGCTCCATTCGCCGACAGGGTGGTTCATCACGCGCTGTGCAACATCATTGAGCCGATTTTTGACAAGGCATTTATTTTTGACAGCTACGCCTGCCGCAAAGACAAGGGGACTCACAAGGCGATAAAACGCGTCAAAACATTTTTGCGATCATTGGCGTTTGCCGAGAGAGAGAGAGAGAGAGAGAGAGAGTAA
- a CDS encoding RNA-directed DNA polymerase, producing MPRERERERESKNTTRGIYCLQCDISKYFDSINHEILFGILQKKIADKKVLRLIQEIIDSNNFETGKGIPIGNLTSQLFANVYLNELDQFVKRGLKRGYYLRYMDDFLILGTDKRELWQVKDKIAEFLKNGLDLNLHPKKAEVFPARTGIEFLGFRIFAAYAVLRQSTLKRFVKKMKEKKGDEAAAAKAFDSFRAFADKCRSWQTTQNLEAIFLPRRHEEKIISHVNAQLQTFSEGLTL from the coding sequence TTGCCGAGAGAGAGAGAGAGAGAGAGAGAGAGTAAAAATACGACCCGCGGAATCTATTGCTTGCAGTGCGACATTTCCAAGTATTTTGACAGCATAAACCACGAGATTTTGTTTGGAATTTTGCAGAAAAAAATTGCCGATAAAAAAGTTTTGCGGCTGATCCAAGAAATTATTGACAGCAACAATTTTGAAACCGGCAAGGGGATTCCCATCGGCAATCTGACCAGCCAGCTCTTTGCCAATGTGTATTTAAACGAACTTGACCAATTCGTGAAGCGGGGTTTAAAGCGCGGATATTATCTTCGCTATATGGATGATTTTCTGATTTTGGGAACCGATAAACGGGAATTATGGCAAGTAAAGGACAAAATCGCTGAATTTTTGAAAAACGGATTGGATTTGAATTTGCATCCCAAGAAAGCCGAGGTATTTCCGGCAAGAACTGGGATTGAATTTTTGGGATTTCGGATTTTCGCCGCTTACGCAGTTTTACGCCAAAGCACGCTAAAACGATTTGTCAAAAAAATGAAAGAAAAGAAAGGCGATGAAGCCGCCGCGGCAAAAGCGTTTGATTCGTTTCGCGCTTTTGCCGACAAATGCCGCTCTTGGCAAACTACGCAAAATCTTGAGGCGATATTTTTGCCCCGCCGCCACGAAGAGAAAATCATCAGCCATGTTAACGCCCAACTGCAAACTTTTTCAGAGGGTCTAACCCTCTGA
- a CDS encoding ribbon-helix-helix domain-containing protein, translated as MRNIVTISLPKKLDEQIEKEVKTGRFASKSEFVRYLIRFWQEEKSFRELEQGRKEIEAGLGKELKSLKDLR; from the coding sequence ATGCGCAATATTGTAACCATATCACTTCCCAAAAAATTGGACGAGCAAATAGAAAAAGAAGTCAAAACCGGCAGATTCGCTTCCAAAAGCGAATTCGTGCGATATTTGATTCGTTTCTGGCAGGAAGAAAAATCGTTCCGTGAGCTGGAACAGGGCAGAAAAGAAATTGAGGCAGGATTGGGAAAAGAATTAAAATCTCTTAAGGATTTGCGTTAA
- a CDS encoding type II toxin-antitoxin system mRNA interferase toxin, RelE/StbE family — MIIIYSPHFERLYKKLSDDVKDDAELAEEIFRKNPQDARLHFHKLGGRLSDYWAFSVNYEYRIIFYYGDSKDDIFFDSIGNHDIYR; from the coding sequence ATGATAATTATCTACTCGCCGCATTTTGAGCGACTTTATAAAAAATTGTCTGACGATGTAAAGGATGACGCCGAGCTGGCTGAAGAAATATTCAGAAAAAATCCTCAAGATGCCCGTTTACATTTCCATAAACTTGGCGGCCGGCTATCCGATTATTGGGCTTTTTCGGTTAATTACGAATATCGAATTATTTTCTATTACGGCGACAGCAAGGATGATATTTTCTTTGATTCAATAGGCAATCATGATATTTATAGGTAA
- a CDS encoding ATP-binding protein, with translation MIPITILEEITRDQEEKFRQRDRGITRDIDFEKYLKTAQIVVISGTRRCGKSTLLRQFYDNFGSCHYLNFDDERLLDFEVGDFQNLMLAFGKINDSKTILLDEIQNIGSWERFARRIYDEGYKIFITGSNAKLLSSELATHLTGRYFGLELFPFSFNEFLNFKKIDWKILNSRKRIEILSAFDAYSQNGGFPEFLKSQDMEYLKKIYEDILYKDIIARFGIREVKSFRELANCVFSNFTQETSYNGLKNTLGFKSLVTVKNYVHYLQESYLAFEVFKYDFSLKKQYISNKKIFVIDNGLRNSVAFGFSEDRGRLLENLAFLELKRRGKEIYYFKDKKECDFLVKKKNKIIGAIQVAWRMDKNNQARELEGLWGAMEKFGLKEGIILTKDQEDENNERGKVKIIPVWKWLLAAEWKNF, from the coding sequence ATGATTCCAATAACCATTTTAGAGGAAATAACCAGAGATCAAGAGGAAAAATTCCGGCAAAGAGACAGGGGGATTACGCGGGATATTGATTTTGAAAAATATTTAAAGACGGCGCAAATAGTTGTTATTTCGGGCACGCGGCGCTGCGGAAAGTCAACGCTTTTGCGGCAATTTTATGATAATTTCGGCAGTTGCCATTATCTTAATTTTGACGATGAACGGCTTTTGGATTTTGAAGTCGGCGATTTCCAAAATTTGATGCTGGCGTTTGGCAAAATCAACGATTCAAAAACGATTTTGCTGGACGAAATTCAAAACATCGGCAGTTGGGAGAGGTTCGCGCGCCGAATTTATGACGAGGGGTATAAGATATTCATCACCGGATCAAACGCCAAATTATTGAGTTCGGAATTGGCAACCCATTTAACCGGACGCTATTTCGGGTTGGAGCTTTTCCCGTTTTCTTTCAATGAATTTTTGAATTTTAAAAAAATTGATTGGAAAATTTTGAATTCGCGAAAAAGAATTGAGATTTTATCGGCATTCGACGCTTATTCGCAAAACGGCGGATTTCCCGAATTTTTGAAAAGCCAAGACATGGAATATCTCAAAAAAATATATGAAGATATTTTATATAAAGATATTATCGCGCGGTTTGGGATTCGCGAGGTGAAATCGTTTCGCGAGCTTGCCAATTGCGTGTTTTCAAATTTTACTCAAGAAACAAGCTATAACGGATTAAAAAATACTTTGGGGTTCAAAAGCTTGGTGACGGTAAAAAATTATGTCCATTATTTGCAGGAAAGCTATTTGGCGTTTGAGGTTTTTAAATACGATTTTTCTTTGAAAAAACAATATATCTCCAATAAAAAAATTTTTGTCATTGACAACGGCTTGCGCAATTCCGTGGCGTTTGGATTTTCCGAAGACCGCGGCCGTTTGCTGGAGAATTTGGCATTTTTGGAATTAAAGAGGCGCGGCAAGGAAATTTATTATTTCAAAGATAAAAAAGAATGTGATTTTTTGGTCAAGAAAAAAAATAAAATTATCGGCGCCATCCAGGTTGCGTGGCGTATGGACAAGAACAATCAGGCAAGGGAATTGGAGGGGCTCTGGGGCGCGATGGAAAAATTCGGCCTCAAAGAAGGGATAATTTTGACTAAAGATCAGGAAGATGAAAATAATGAGCGGGGCAAGGTTAAAATTATTCCGGTTTGGAAATGGCTGTTAGCCGCGGAATGGAAAAATTTTTAA
- a CDS encoding LamG domain-containing protein — protein MFNFDIKNKFGFWRGFRLRRLDLRRFFWRRSNLRNLRKKGWGVAVVGVLCLVGVGGTLALNGFFGGGAAIPEDTMTRGLAGYWSFDEGGGTIANDASGNNNHGTLANGPKWTQGKNGGALQFDGKDDYVNCGDSSSLDITDEITIETWIKPETDSVSYVAAKEILEGETWYGYRLDQYTGNIVRADIWTDGDQGRLSGAISLNSWNHIVVVYSKNEEITRLYVNGILKDDDYTTGDIRTASSRNLFVGNSNSLQYQFNGAIDEVKIYNRALSEAEVRYHYNHGGPVAHWDMDEGSGAKINDKSGNGNDGTLVNGPTWTQGKYGSALSFDGVNDYVDAGNQQNLQITGPITITAWVKTSNVTSYNGIVTKYYAENGKRGFALEFNPFNPTGGGLRFIISRDGTSTSIVSTNEVSINEWEHIAATYDGSTMKLYVDGILKSNANYDAGIYNTSEKLFLGRNVGYSSLNGLLDDIKIYDYARTEEEIRLDYNAGMAAHLGPSGKTCSEDPASCMDYGLVGNWDMDEGSGSVLNDNSGNSNHGTLTNGPKWTQGKSGGALQFDGKDDYVDVENNDILNFGTNNFSIETWFKSSTGHDGINRFLVAKYCNGYSQNYLLTQTSGNKLRFSIANGTISIVAEASDDYNDNKWHHALAIRNSDSIYLYVDGKLVGSNTGVSSFNVDNIYNFSIGNRYCAPRYPFFGQIDNVKIYNRALSEEEVRYHYNHGGPVAHWDMDEGSGSTINDKSGNGNDGTLVNGPTWTQGKYGSALSFDGVDDYVSIPNNSDLDITADENFSYGLWLKTTSTGCSACHFLIKYNPDGYSLHFTGDYVKALVNDSDEQILSPGYRINDGNWHYVEVVFDRSTDYMTLYVDGAARSQTNVETIGSLSNSQALSLMRFNAFYINGQIDDLKFYDYARTEEEIRLDYNAGMAAHLGPSGKTCSEDPASCMDYGLVGNWDMDEGGGSVLNDNSGNNNHGTLANGPKWTQGKNGGALQFDGKDDYVNCGNGATLQPTSMATLEYWMYPKQFSDGMYERSVVGWYAMTGKGIYTNFWNSRLYAQFWDGSVWQTVSFTVPLLNHWYHIVVTYDANGGANNYRIYSNGVLKNQLTVTGNIVYTGGYFNIGRDTLMPFNGLLDEIKLYNRALSEEEVRYHYNQGGPVAHWDMDEGEGTRAFDSSGNNNHGTVSGATWVEGKYGSALSFDGADDYVDAGNDSSLNATDAITVGAWVNPTDDTTHRTILVKEHYDNKLGYLLHQKTGKNWMFRLYDGTSQYEVTKTNAVDLNEWQYIVGTYDGTTMKLYKNGVEIASSGVGPSLIATTGEPLWIGGRPLQGQYFNGQIDDVRVYNYARTAEQIQMDYQQGVATHLK, from the coding sequence ATGTTTAATTTCGATATAAAAAATAAATTTGGATTTTGGCGCGGATTTAGGTTGCGAAGGTTAGACCTTCGGCGATTTTTTTGGCGAAGGTCTAACCTTCGCAACCTTCGCAAAAAGGGGTGGGGGGTGGCGGTGGTGGGGGTTTTGTGTTTGGTTGGGGTGGGCGGGACGCTGGCGTTGAACGGGTTTTTCGGGGGAGGGGCCGCGATTCCCGAGGACACGATGACGCGCGGGCTGGCGGGCTATTGGAGTTTTGACGAAGGCGGCGGCACAATCGCCAACGATGCCAGCGGCAACAACAACCACGGCACGCTCGCCAACGGCCCAAAGTGGACGCAGGGCAAAAACGGCGGCGCCCTGCAATTTGACGGCAAGGATGATTATGTGAATTGCGGGGATAGTAGCAGTTTGGATATCACGGATGAGATTACAATTGAAACATGGATTAAGCCTGAAACTGATTCGGTCTCTTATGTTGCAGCAAAAGAAATTCTCGAAGGTGAAACTTGGTACGGTTACCGGCTAGATCAGTATACGGGTAATATTGTGAGGGCGGACATATGGACGGATGGAGATCAAGGAAGGTTGAGCGGAGCGATTTCTTTAAATTCTTGGAATCATATTGTTGTTGTTTACTCCAAAAATGAAGAAATTACCAGATTATATGTTAATGGAATATTGAAAGATGATGATTACACAACGGGCGATATAAGGACAGCATCTTCCAGAAATTTATTTGTTGGTAATTCTAACTCTCTTCAATATCAGTTTAATGGGGCGATTGACGAGGTCAAGATCTATAATCGGGCGTTGAGCGAGGCGGAGGTGAGGTACCATTACAACCACGGGGGGCCGGTGGCGCATTGGGATATGGATGAGGGGTCGGGAGCAAAGATCAATGACAAATCGGGCAATGGCAACGATGGCACGCTGGTCAACGGCCCCACTTGGACGCAGGGCAAATACGGCTCGGCGTTGAGTTTTGACGGCGTGAATGATTATGTGGATGCAGGGAACCAACAAAATTTGCAAATTACAGGGCCAATTACAATAACCGCTTGGGTAAAAACCAGTAATGTGACTAGTTACAATGGGATAGTTACAAAATATTATGCGGAAAATGGTAAAAGAGGTTTCGCGCTTGAATTTAATCCTTTTAATCCAACCGGTGGCGGTTTACGTTTTATAATAAGTAGGGATGGCACAAGTACCTCTATTGTTAGTACGAACGAAGTATCTATAAATGAATGGGAACATATTGCCGCGACTTATGATGGTTCGACGATGAAATTATATGTTGATGGGATTTTAAAAAGCAATGCTAATTATGATGCCGGTATATATAACACCAGTGAAAAACTATTCTTAGGGCGTAATGTCGGTTATAGCTCGCTTAATGGTTTATTGGACGACATAAAAATTTATGATTACGCGAGGACGGAGGAGGAGATTCGGTTGGATTACAATGCCGGGATGGCGGCGCATTTGGGGCCGAGCGGGAAAACTTGTTCCGAAGATCCGGCAAGCTGTATGGACTATGGCTTGGTCGGCAACTGGGATATGGATGAAGGGAGCGGATCAGTGTTGAATGATAATTCGGGGAACAGCAACCACGGCACCCTCACCAACGGCCCGAAGTGGACCCAAGGCAAGAGCGGCGGCGCCCTGCAATTCGACGGCAAGGATGATTATGTGGATGTAGAGAATAATGATATTTTAAATTTTGGGACAAATAATTTCTCTATTGAGACTTGGTTTAAATCGTCAACAGGGCATGATGGAATAAATAGATTTTTGGTTGCTAAATATTGTAATGGCTATAGTCAGAATTATCTTCTTACTCAAACGAGTGGAAATAAATTACGATTTAGTATAGCGAATGGGACTATTTCGATAGTTGCGGAGGCAAGCGATGATTATAATGATAATAAATGGCATCATGCGCTTGCTATCAGAAATAGTGATAGTATTTACTTGTATGTCGACGGAAAGTTAGTTGGCAGTAATACTGGGGTAAGTAGTTTTAATGTTGATAATATATATAATTTTTCTATTGGAAATAGATATTGCGCGCCACGGTATCCTTTTTTTGGTCAGATTGATAATGTGAAGATTTATAATCGGGCGTTGAGCGAGGAGGAGGTGCGGTATCACTATAACCATGGGGGGCCGGTGGCGCATTGGGATATGGATGAGGGGTCGGGATCAACAATCAACGACAAATCGGGCAATGGCAACGATGGCACGCTGGTCAACGGACCGACTTGGACGCAGGGCAAATACGGTTCGGCCTTGAGCTTTGACGGAGTGGATGATTATGTTTCAATTCCGAATAACAGTGATTTGGATATTACTGCCGATGAAAATTTTTCTTACGGTTTATGGCTAAAGACTACTTCTACCGGCTGTTCTGCCTGCCATTTTCTTATAAAATATAATCCAGATGGTTATTCGTTGCACTTTACCGGTGATTATGTAAAAGCTCTTGTTAACGATTCCGACGAACAAATACTTTCTCCAGGTTATCGGATAAACGATGGCAATTGGCATTATGTTGAAGTTGTATTTGATAGAAGTACGGACTATATGACTCTTTATGTTGATGGCGCGGCAAGAAGCCAGACCAATGTTGAAACAATTGGCAGCTTGTCAAATTCGCAGGCGCTGTCATTGATGCGTTTTAACGCTTTTTATATTAACGGCCAGATTGACGATCTAAAATTTTATGACTATGCAAGGACGGAGGAGGAGATACGGTTGGATTATAATGCCGGGATGGCGGCGCATTTGGGGCCGAGCGGGAAAACCTGTTCCGAAGACCCGGCAAGCTGTATGGACTATGGCTTGGTGGGCAACTGGGATATGGATGAAGGCGGCGGATCAGTGTTGAATGATAATTCGGGGAACAACAACCACGGGACGCTCGCCAACGGCCCGAAATGGACGCAGGGGAAAAATGGCGGCGCGTTGCAATTTGATGGCAAGGATGATTATGTGAATTGCGGGAATGGGGCAACACTGCAACCAACCAGTATGGCAACACTTGAGTATTGGATGTATCCAAAGCAATTCTCCGATGGGATGTATGAGAGAAGCGTAGTTGGATGGTATGCCATGACTGGTAAAGGTATTTATACTAATTTTTGGAATTCAAGATTATATGCACAGTTTTGGGATGGGAGTGTTTGGCAAACTGTGAGTTTTACTGTACCTTTGCTTAATCATTGGTATCATATAGTAGTTACCTACGATGCGAATGGTGGGGCTAATAATTATAGGATTTATTCTAACGGCGTTTTAAAGAATCAATTAACAGTAACGGGTAATATCGTTTATACCGGCGGTTATTTCAATATTGGGAGAGATACACTAATGCCTTTTAATGGTTTGTTGGATGAAATTAAATTATACAATCGGGCGTTGAGCGAGGAAGAAGTGCGGTATCATTACAATCAGGGCGGGCCGGTGGCGCATTGGGATATGGACGAGGGCGAGGGAACGCGCGCGTTTGATTCTTCGGGGAACAACAACCACGGGACGGTTTCGGGCGCGACTTGGGTGGAAGGCAAATACGGCTCGGCCTTGAGCTTTGACGGCGCGGATGATTATGTAGATGCGGGGAATGATAGCAGTTTAAATGCTACTGATGCGATTACGGTTGGAGCATGGGTAAATCCTACGGACGATACGACTCATCGAACAATTTTAGTTAAAGAACATTATGATAATAAATTGGGGTATTTGTTACATCAAAAAACTGGAAAAAACTGGATGTTTCGTTTGTATGACGGTACATCACAATACGAAGTAACCAAAACAAATGCAGTTGATTTAAATGAATGGCAATATATTGTCGGAACTTATGATGGAACAACGATGAAATTATATAAAAATGGCGTGGAAATAGCATCGTCAGGAGTTGGCCCGAGCTTAATTGCGACCACTGGAGAGCCATTGTGGATTGGCGGCAGACCATTGCAAGGTCAATATTTCAATGGTCAGATTGACGATGTGCGCGTCTATAACTACGCAAGGACGGCGGAGCAAATTCAGATGGACTACCAGCAGGGAGTGGCAACGCATTTGAAGTAA
- a CDS encoding type II toxin-antitoxin system HicA family toxin, translating into MPDLSPVPRRILIKKLKAIGFSGPHTGGWHEYMKREREKIFIPNPHGGDIGLPIIKKIVRQIKISNQEFTNL; encoded by the coding sequence ATGCCTGATCTTTCCCCCGTCCCGCGGCGGATTTTGATTAAAAAGCTGAAAGCAATCGGCTTTTCGGGCCCCCATACGGGAGGCTGGCACGAATATATGAAACGAGAACGCGAGAAAATTTTTATTCCCAATCCTCACGGAGGAGACATCGGATTGCCGATCATAAAAAAGATCGTCCGGCAAATCAAAATCTCAAATCAGGAATTCACAAACCTCTGA
- a CDS encoding DUF1902 domain-containing protein, with product MKLYIAEYIENILRKAEYEYDQETKSWCASANDLPGAYAQAGSVEEAREQLTEVIEDYILTSLQEKTFLPGFREPAKTNA from the coding sequence ATGAAACTGTATATCGCCGAATACATTGAGAATATTCTGCGCAAGGCTGAATATGAATACGACCAAGAAACCAAAAGCTGGTGCGCCAGCGCGAACGATTTGCCCGGCGCCTATGCGCAAGCGGGCTCCGTGGAAGAAGCCCGGGAGCAATTAACCGAAGTGATTGAAGATTACATTTTGACCAGCTTGCAGGAAAAAACCTTTTTGCCCGGATTCAGAGAGCCGGCAAAAACCAATGCCTGA
- a CDS encoding UDP-N-acetylmuramoyl-L-alanyl-D-glutamate--2,6-diaminopimelate ligase, whose product MAIINKIKRTARGLLPGFALGGYHFLLALAAAARYGFPSRKLKVIGVTGTNGKSTTIEFISAILKEAGYKVAVLSSIKFEVGEDLRINKTGNTMPGRFAVQSILARAAKAKCDYAILEVTSEGIKQHRHRFIDFTGAVFTNLTPEHIESHGGFDNYRKAKLKLFKAAKGFHAVNCDDENANYFLGFKAKRKFGYGFCGSQGIGRNGADYAVICAQDIKTGLNGARFSVGNDKFEINLAGEFNIHNALAAICCAVSQGVGMDACQRAISGIKIVPGRMEKAGDSPRVFVDFAFTPNALEKVYSALERDCRGKNGKLVCLLGACGGGRDKWKRPILGQIAAKHCGEIILTNEDPYDEDPRKIIDMVKDGAVGAGFKGDIHEIMDRREAIRKALELTGADDVAILTGKGSMPWTFLANGEKIPWNEKEIVAEELAKLREYLESRNH is encoded by the coding sequence ATGGCGATTATAAACAAAATCAAGAGAACGGCCCGGGGGTTGCTGCCGGGATTCGCGTTGGGCGGGTATCATTTTTTGCTGGCGCTTGCCGCGGCGGCGCGCTACGGTTTTCCATCGCGCAAATTGAAAGTCATCGGCGTGACCGGCACCAACGGCAAATCGACCACGATTGAGTTTATTTCCGCGATCTTAAAAGAAGCGGGCTATAAGGTCGCGGTTTTGTCATCAATCAAGTTCGAGGTCGGGGAAGACCTGCGGATCAACAAAACCGGCAATACCATGCCGGGACGGTTTGCCGTGCAAAGCATACTGGCGCGGGCGGCCAAAGCCAAATGCGATTACGCGATCTTGGAAGTGACTTCGGAGGGCATCAAACAGCATCGCCACCGCTTTATTGATTTTACCGGCGCGGTATTCACCAATTTAACCCCCGAACACATCGAAAGCCATGGCGGGTTTGATAATTACCGCAAGGCCAAACTTAAACTATTCAAGGCGGCCAAGGGTTTTCACGCGGTCAACTGCGACGACGAAAACGCAAATTATTTTCTCGGGTTTAAAGCAAAACGCAAGTTTGGTTATGGTTTTTGCGGCAGTCAAGGCATCGGCCGCAATGGTGCCGATTACGCGGTGATCTGCGCTCAAGATATTAAAACCGGTTTAAACGGCGCGCGATTTAGCGTTGGGAACGATAAGTTCGAGATAAATCTGGCCGGTGAGTTTAATATCCACAACGCGCTGGCCGCGATCTGTTGCGCGGTTTCCCAGGGAGTGGGGATGGACGCGTGCCAAAGGGCGATTTCCGGAATCAAGATCGTGCCCGGGCGGATGGAAAAAGCCGGCGACTCGCCGCGGGTGTTTGTTGATTTCGCGTTCACTCCAAACGCGCTGGAAAAAGTTTATTCGGCCCTTGAGCGCGATTGCCGGGGGAAAAACGGGAAGCTTGTTTGTTTGCTGGGCGCGTGCGGCGGCGGCCGCGACAAGTGGAAACGGCCGATTTTGGGGCAAATCGCGGCCAAACATTGCGGTGAGATCATTTTGACCAACGAAGACCCTTATGACGAAGATCCGCGAAAAATTATCGATATGGTCAAAGACGGAGCGGTTGGGGCCGGTTTTAAGGGCGATATTCACGAAATTATGGATCGCCGGGAAGCGATCAGAAAAGCGCTTGAATTGACCGGGGCCGACGATGTGGCGATACTCACCGGCAAGGGAAGCATGCCGTGGACTTTTCTCGCCAATGGCGAAAAAATCCCGTGGAACGAAAAAGAAATCGTGGCCGAGGAGCTGGCAAAATTGCGCGAATATCTTGAGTCGCGAAACCATTGA
- a CDS encoding 3D domain-containing protein — translation MCICLKCPAWSKSLLIFTLGFSSLWLALRFNGALAMETAAVLEQSNKAMVSGKALELIFSGVMISQANPLELRNNSDVCSKENGLSFSKTAIRKIRVVLTAYSSTEAQTDSTPFITANGTYVHDGVVANNGLPFGTKIRIPELYGNKEFSVEDRMHWRMGDYRFDIWFPSYEQAKNFGVRYAYVEVLEK, via the coding sequence ATGTGTATTTGCTTGAAGTGTCCCGCGTGGAGCAAAAGTTTGCTCATTTTCACTCTTGGTTTTTCCAGTTTATGGCTGGCCCTCCGGTTCAACGGCGCGTTAGCCATGGAAACAGCCGCGGTTTTGGAACAATCGAACAAAGCCATGGTTTCCGGCAAAGCTCTCGAATTGATTTTTTCCGGAGTAATGATTTCGCAAGCCAATCCGTTGGAACTTAGGAACAACTCGGATGTTTGCTCCAAAGAAAACGGTTTGAGCTTTTCAAAAACCGCGATTCGCAAGATTAGAGTGGTTTTGACGGCTTATTCCAGCACCGAGGCGCAAACCGACAGCACGCCGTTTATCACGGCCAACGGCACCTATGTCCACGATGGAGTGGTTGCCAACAACGGCCTTCCGTTCGGCACCAAGATCCGAATTCCGGAATTGTACGGCAACAAAGAATTTTCGGTGGAGGATCGGATGCATTGGCGCATGGGGGATTACCGGTTTGATATCTGGTTCCCGTCCTATGAACAAGCCAAAAACTTCGGCGTGAGGTACGCCTATGTGGAAGTTCTGGAAAAATAA
- a CDS encoding GIY-YIG nuclease family protein has product MKYYTYILLSLKNNDIYIGSTANLQNRISLHNQGKVKSTKAYKPWELLEYREFNSRSEAMNQEMFLKTHQQKELLKTKYGRLAK; this is encoded by the coding sequence ATGAAATATTACACCTATATTTTGCTAAGTTTAAAAAATAATGACATTTATATCGGAAGTACGGCCAACTTACAAAATAGAATAAGCTTGCACAATCAGGGAAAAGTAAAATCAACAAAAGCATATAAACCGTGGGAATTGTTGGAATATCGCGAATTCAATTCGCGAAGCGAAGCAATGAACCAAGAGATGTTTTTAAAAACACACCAACAAAAAGAACTTCTAAAAACGAAATACGGCCGGTTAGCCAAGTAG
- the rbfA gene encoding 30S ribosome-binding factor RbfA: MDHRIEKIEALIQDILAEMIARDFSVSRETLITITKVKASGNLQEAKVYVSVLPDRERTKIVASMERNARFFQSALNKKLRMRPVPKIIFMPDANPAQAQQVETILEGLKTKDK, encoded by the coding sequence GTGGACCACCGGATTGAAAAAATTGAAGCCTTGATCCAAGATATTCTGGCCGAAATGATCGCCCGGGATTTTTCCGTAAGCCGGGAAACGCTGATCACCATAACCAAAGTCAAAGCTAGCGGCAATTTGCAGGAAGCCAAGGTTTATGTCAGCGTGCTCCCCGACCGCGAAAGGACGAAGATTGTCGCCAGCATGGAAAGAAACGCCCGGTTTTTCCAAAGCGCGCTGAATAAAAAATTGCGTATGCGCCCGGTGCCGAAAATCATCTTCATGCCCGACGCCAACCCGGCGCAAGCCCAGCAAGTTGAAACCATTCTGGAGGGGCTGAAAACCAAAGATAAATAA